ACGTATTTCAGAAATATTGCTGGGATGTAGAGGACATCGGAGATATTCGTATTGCGCCGTTTCATACCTTGGCACATAGCACCGGAGCGTTCTGGAATCAGACACATGAATGGCATATGGAGCAAAATCGTGAGTTCGCTCGGATGTCTACGATGATGATGGAAACAGAATATCACGTAATTGCAGATAGGGCAGATGAAGATGAGGTCATTCGTTGGTGGGATGAAATCACGGCAGAAGGACATGAAGGTATTGTCATTAAGCCGGAAACATTCCGTGCCTGGAACGACAACAAAATGATCCAACCTGCGATTAAAGTACGAGGTCGTGCGTATTTGCACATCATTTATGGTATGGATTACCTCGCACCGGACAATTTGTCCCGGCTCAGCAAACGCAAAACGTCCAAAAAAGAGCGCCACGCTCTGATGGAAAGTGCCTTGGGTATGGAGGGAATCGAGCGTTTTGTGCGCATGGAGCCTGTGGAAAGAGTGCATGAATGTGTGCTCGCAACATTGGCTTTGGAGTCTGAACCGGTGGACCCACGTTTGTAATAGAATCGGTGAAGCATGAGACTTCTGATTCCTTTGGATGCAAGGTAATAGGGCAGGTTTGGTATATCCAAGCCTGTTTTTGTTTATTTTTCGTCAAAATATTTCATTCGAGATAATTAAAATTAGGATTTTTAAGGTTAATATAAATAACTAAAGCCCTATATGTTTCCAATCCATTCTGGGTAATAATTAATAGTAAGCAAGTGGTCATTGGAATCTCACAACGTAACGATAGGGGGTAACCTGTATGGCGTCAATGATTCTGTTGGTGAAACAGACGGAAGACGATGAAAAGGTTATTTATCGATTCGGACCGAATGAGCGGAAGATGGGACTCATTGAAATGAATAAGGTCAAGGAAAGTGTGAAAGAACTGGAACCTGTTCAGGTCGAGGGTGTCAGTCCGAGTTTTTATTTCAATCGGGCCGCACAGCGACTGGTTCGATGTTTGTTCAGAGAAGGCGGTAAGTTCCCTGAACGGACGACATGTGAATCTTAGTTTTTTAAGGCTGGTAAGTCGAACAACAGACTTGATCAGATGGCATATGAAGATAACAAAAGAGGTCCAAGTGCATCCGGAATATGGATGCGTTGGACTTTTTTTAGTTGAGCTGTTATATCATCCATATCCGCATAACCAAAAAGTTCACTGCTCCTTGGAGGAGAGTGAACTGGACATTTTTTTAAATATGGCATTAGAACGTCTTCGCAAAGGAAATCAGTGCAGTAATTGTAATGATGTTAAGCAGCGTCGAGATCAAAACTGTCTGGGCCGCAAAGTCTGGCTCGTTATCATACTCCTCGGCCAGAATGGACGCATTGACTCCAGTAGGCATACCGGATGCGATAATAAGAGCCTGAGCGGCGATACCTTGCAAACCGAGCAGCAATACAATCGAAATCCCGATGGCCGGGCCAATCAGCAAACGCAGAAATGTGCTAATATACACATCAAGACGATACAGGCGGATTGGATATTTCACAATTTGGGCGCCAAGTGTCAACAATGCTACAGCGACCATACTTTGCTGCGCGTAAGTCAGCGGCATAGACAGGAAAGTGGGCAATGGAATATTCCCCATATGAAACAAAATGCCGAGCAACAGTGCATAAGGAACGGGCATTTTTAGAAATCCAATGATTACCGCACGGTAATTGCCTTTGAGCTTCGCACCCTGAATGGACAGCACACCATAGGTAAATGTCAGCAATGCCTGTAAAGACATGACCAGTGCCTGGATGGAAGAGGCCAGCGGATCACCACGAAATACCAGGGAGTTGATGGGCAGACCATAATTGCCTGCGTTGTCCAGCATGATGCTGTTGTTGAAGGCAGCCTTCATGCCTTTGTTCATGCGAAGCGAGCGTGCGAACACAGACCCCACAATATAGAGAATAAGTACATATAAGGCGTAAAAAAGCGTGACAGTTCCGAGCAATTCCCCCGACATATCGGAGTGATACATGCTCATAAAGACGGCTGCGGGGGTAATACAATAGAAATTGATTTTGGCGAGGGTGTACAAGTCCAACTTGAACACCTTTTGCATCCAGGACCCGACGGCAATCAGGAGAAAGACGGGCAGGACGACTTCAAGCATGATGTCTGCAATCATCAGTTCAGCTTCCTTTTTCATGAAAATTTCAGTCCGATTTCGAAAATACTTCAACCATTATATCATTTTATACACAGATGAAAGATGTAAATGACTAAAAAAGATAAGGGGGCTTTTCATTATGATTCCAGATCATCTGGATTATGGTTTATCGATATTATTTATTGGATTCAACCCCAGCATCACTTCTGGAGAGACAGGTCATCATTATGCTTATAAAGGAAACCGTTTCTGGCGCATTCTTGAACGTTCCGGATTGACCCCTCGTTTATATGATGCACAAGAGGATGGAGAGTTGCTGAAGCTGGGGTACGGATTTACGAATATTGTGGCCCGACCGACAAGAGGTATGGACGACATTACAAAGGAAGAATATGCAGAGGGACGGCATATTTTACGGCAAAAGTTGGAGGAATACCGACCAGACATCGCCTGTTTTGTTGGGAAAGGGGTATACACCCAGTACAGTCAGCGTGCCAAAGTGGAATGGGGATTTCAGGACGACCCGGTCGTTAAGGAAATTCATGAATTTGTAGCCCCGTCATCCAGTGGACTCGTGCGTATGTCGATGGATGAGATTGTAGCGATCTATTCACAGCTCAGTGACTTTGTCTCAGAGAAAAGCAGGGAGGACTGAAAACGAAGCAAAAAAGAAACTCCACATGGCAGCAAGCGCCGCAGCAATAATGAAACTTCAATGGTTGCAGAGTTCGCCCATCCGGTTTACACCGGGTGGCGCGAATTCTTTTTTTTGGATAAAGTGAGAGGTTTCAGGAAGTGTTTCCGTCTATATAGTACAGAACCATGCATGGAAGCTGTAGAGAAGGGGGATTACATGACTCAACAGATACCAGAGGAGGAGCTCATTCAGCGTATTATTGCGGGGGACAAACAGCTATTCGCTGTGCTCGTGGATCGATATAAAAATAAAGTCTTCGGCATTTTGCGTGGAATGGGTGCGAGTCATCAGGATGCACAGGATCTCGCTCAGGATACGTTTCTTCGGATTTACCGCTATCTTCCGACACGAAGGGAAGGAAGCAGTTTCTCGTCCTGGGTATACACCATCGCTGTGAATCGGATGCGGGATTTTATGCGGCAACAGAAACCTGTGATGACCGCTGTTCATACGGGCTTGGAACAAACCAATGGTGAAACACCAGAGAAACATGTACTGCATAAGGAAATGCAGCGTGAAATATATCGCCAGATGGACCAACTGCCAGAGTCGTATCGGCTTGTGCTGCTGCTTAAATATACGAATGAGCTGAGCTACGAAGAGATTGCAGATATCACGGACATGAGCCCCGCACAAGTGCGTAATGCACTTTATCGAGGGAAGAAAACGTTGAAGAAACAAATGGAGCGCAAAGGAGGTTTATCGACGTATGAAGCCTATTCCAAATGATGAGGATCGATTGTGGGAACAGCATTTCTTTCGTGAGGAACCGGATGCGGACTTTACGCTTGAGGTGATGCGGAAACTGGATGGAATGTCCATGGTGAGCGCAGAAGACGGGGATCCATTTACGAAAAAGGCTTCCAAGTCCCATTGGATGCGCCGTACGGGAATCGCAGCGGCGGCAGTTGTGATCCTTGTGGGAGGGGCCTGGTTTGCTTTTGATCACACAGCAAAATCGACGCAACCAACGGTAAATGCCGTAAATAACCCGCCATTACCTAACATACCTGTTCCAGAGGAACTTAAGTATTCCTATTATGCCGATGATTACAAACGTTTGAAGCCACTCGGTCTAGTGTTTAATCCGAATATCAACATTGAGGATCAGGGCTACACGCTTAAGATCAAAGATGTGTTGGTAGATCGCTCTCAAATCGTGATCACAATGAAACAAACAACACCTGATGGGCTAGGGCTTTTTGCGATATCTCCAGAGGCGGGGAGAATTCATATTACGGACGATCAGGGGCGACAGGTTGCAACTCTCGCGCAGGATACCAGAACAAGCGGTTCGGCAGCTGAACGATTTGTATTTCAGTTGCATGATGATATCCCGGATCAGGTGATCGTGCGTGGAGAACTTGGGCATCTAAAAGTAGGAAGCTATTATAATTTTGAGACAAAATCATACGAAGATAAAAATGCTGTGATAGATTGGAGCTTCCAATTCAACATCGATATGACCAAAGCCAAATCACTGGCTGTTGAGGCTCCTATGAACAATACCTACACCACTCCTGAGGGTTTGAAACTGGACATGACACAGCTAGTACGTACGCCAAACGGGACCCGCCTTGATATGAACATCAGTCTGGATGATAAACTGCGTGCCAAAGTCGGAGAAGATTGGGCAGATGATATGGACTTGATGTATCACCTCGAAATTCCTGAAACGAGTGAGTATCGAATATTCAACGGGAGCAGACCAGATGCCCGTCAAGCCAAGTTCCGGTTCCGAGATTTGAGTGGATTAATGGATGGTGGTCCATTGAAGTTATCGGAGACATGGGACCCTGCTTTTGTTACGGTGGATGCGAAGAAGATTCGCTTTGTCCTGGAAGGATACACCATACCAGTGTGGGGAGAGAAGTCGGTGGAAGTGGATCTGGAAAAGATGCGTAAGGATGCTGAAATTTACACCTACGTACTGCAATTTGAACAATATGGAGATGAAATTTTATTTTCTGATTTCAATTTCAAACCGGTGTGGGAATCCTATGACAAAAACTACTCATTAGTCCTGGAGGGAAGCGGTACGTTCCGAAATGCTTTTAATGGCGATCGCTGGGTGGCTGTAGATCCGGAAGGAAAAGAGTATCCTGTTCAAGTCATCGGTTATCCAGACCAGCCTAATAATGACGGAGAATACGTTGCAGACAATCTGAAATTGGTCATCCGTGGTTTTTACAAAGAAGATGGAACAAAATTAACCTTAAAACGAACAGCAATAATTAACCGAGAGTACCATGATGTGGATTGGAAAGTAGATCTTCCGTCGTACACAAGCCTGCCTTGGCAGAAATAACAGTCATGAATTATTCTCTGCTAACAATGGACTAAACTTAGATGAATAATAAGATAGTGATAAAAGGCCCCGCATAATAAAATGCTGGGCCTTTTTGATATTCAATAAAGTTAAGTTGTGCTGATGCTAAAAAAGTTGTGCACATTGAGTTAAGCCGATTCCCGGGGGATAAGGGACGTGGATAACATGACCGTTTCCTTTGGTGTTCCTGGGCGTTCAATCCTGCGCTGCAAAGCTTCGATCGCACGCTGACCGAGCTCCTCTTTGCACAGGTTGACTGTGGTCAGGGGCGGGGACGATGTAGCGGCGGCATGC
This window of the Paenibacillus marchantiae genome carries:
- a CDS encoding RNA-binding protein, encoding MASMILLVKQTEDDEKVIYRFGPNERKMGLIEMNKVKESVKELEPVQVEGVSPSFYFNRAAQRLVRCLFREGGKFPERTTCES
- a CDS encoding AEC family transporter, with the translated sequence MIADIMLEVVLPVFLLIAVGSWMQKVFKLDLYTLAKINFYCITPAAVFMSMYHSDMSGELLGTVTLFYALYVLILYIVGSVFARSLRMNKGMKAAFNNSIMLDNAGNYGLPINSLVFRGDPLASSIQALVMSLQALLTFTYGVLSIQGAKLKGNYRAVIIGFLKMPVPYALLLGILFHMGNIPLPTFLSMPLTYAQQSMVAVALLTLGAQIVKYPIRLYRLDVYISTFLRLLIGPAIGISIVLLLGLQGIAAQALIIASGMPTGVNASILAEEYDNEPDFAAQTVLISTLLNIITITALISFAKTF
- a CDS encoding mismatch-specific DNA-glycosylase: MIPDHLDYGLSILFIGFNPSITSGETGHHYAYKGNRFWRILERSGLTPRLYDAQEDGELLKLGYGFTNIVARPTRGMDDITKEEYAEGRHILRQKLEEYRPDIACFVGKGVYTQYSQRAKVEWGFQDDPVVKEIHEFVAPSSSGLVRMSMDEIVAIYSQLSDFVSEKSRED
- a CDS encoding RNA polymerase sigma factor — its product is MTQQIPEEELIQRIIAGDKQLFAVLVDRYKNKVFGILRGMGASHQDAQDLAQDTFLRIYRYLPTRREGSSFSSWVYTIAVNRMRDFMRQQKPVMTAVHTGLEQTNGETPEKHVLHKEMQREIYRQMDQLPESYRLVLLLKYTNELSYEEIADITDMSPAQVRNALYRGKKTLKKQMERKGGLSTYEAYSK
- a CDS encoding DUF4179 domain-containing protein; protein product: MKPIPNDEDRLWEQHFFREEPDADFTLEVMRKLDGMSMVSAEDGDPFTKKASKSHWMRRTGIAAAAVVILVGGAWFAFDHTAKSTQPTVNAVNNPPLPNIPVPEELKYSYYADDYKRLKPLGLVFNPNINIEDQGYTLKIKDVLVDRSQIVITMKQTTPDGLGLFAISPEAGRIHITDDQGRQVATLAQDTRTSGSAAERFVFQLHDDIPDQVIVRGELGHLKVGSYYNFETKSYEDKNAVIDWSFQFNIDMTKAKSLAVEAPMNNTYTTPEGLKLDMTQLVRTPNGTRLDMNISLDDKLRAKVGEDWADDMDLMYHLEIPETSEYRIFNGSRPDARQAKFRFRDLSGLMDGGPLKLSETWDPAFVTVDAKKIRFVLEGYTIPVWGEKSVEVDLEKMRKDAEIYTYVLQFEQYGDEILFSDFNFKPVWESYDKNYSLVLEGSGTFRNAFNGDRWVAVDPEGKEYPVQVIGYPDQPNNDGEYVADNLKLVIRGFYKEDGTKLTLKRTAIINREYHDVDWKVDLPSYTSLPWQK